A section of the Pedobacter sp. HDW13 genome encodes:
- a CDS encoding two-component regulator propeller domain-containing protein: protein MLFSLKLSAQSYNFTNYSLKDGLPQSQVMVIYQAKDRTLWLGTFGGVSNFDGKEFTSYSKAEGLGSNSVNSIVEDNQGQMLFGTERGINILKKGKISTLYSGQVVTHLLKDKKGVIWGLTEHQLFKIEKGRLVFYPFKNRKVSTIKADRHGDLYALVSGDGIYKLNGDKWAINQALPYEMKTFAIREILFDKKIDNKIYLLTYQKGVYVLENGTARLFFQNPDIDTYYSLEQDNKGNMWVGSERGAYLIGKDGIIIKFNGENGLSDNQVDKIFNDAENNIWISCFSDGIYKYEGDAFIRYNKFKGENVAYPISGIAADKNDRLWIGTYNRGIFKYDGNRVEQINLPDFMGKKIYFVYADKAKNVWISVYNNGVWKYNGKQFLQILKPDRFDNSSIVEDLEGGIWINGPMTSTYLKDGKTQKITGFDGYSSCIYPLSKDSILLGTSKGLTLIRNKKVDPSFKIKQLDNVYVLSIIKHGDNLIFATLGDGIITWNVKTKAIKRYVVANGLNSNDIYSLAVDNRNKLWVGTGRGINKLTFNKAENGYTVFRDHPLIVECNQNAILHYKNSILVGTITGLVRCKVLASAEEKKNPFIHIQQVGIYHKNDRSKDLSVDLNGQGDKFYKLNYSQNHISISFKGVYLTSPESVLYRYKLVGADNDFSKPVPNTEIEYSAIRPGSYTFQVYAIANGQKSNIEQFSFTIVPPFYDTIWFKVIAFLVMIFLIWLIFYLIFKTRERKKFQLEKLKLKEQEKIRKQTAEDFHDDIGNKLTRINVLSEILDKKVDGAQKEQKELIKMIRENAGLLYTGTKDILWALDPHSDNLFEILVHIKNFGIDLFQNTGVEFKMEGVLSEYQKLHLSMEFNRNLTLIFKEMLNNVLKHANASQVLIMVIETNHNTINILTTDDGDGFDLASVERGRGLNNIQTRCKRIKSTFEISSIKGKGTTTTISTRIPVTK, encoded by the coding sequence TTGCTTTTTAGCTTAAAGCTATCTGCCCAAAGCTATAACTTTACAAATTACAGTCTAAAAGATGGTCTGCCGCAATCGCAGGTGATGGTAATTTATCAGGCAAAAGATAGAACGCTTTGGCTTGGAACTTTTGGTGGCGTAAGTAATTTTGATGGCAAAGAATTTACCTCTTACAGCAAGGCAGAAGGGCTGGGCTCTAATTCAGTAAACAGCATCGTTGAGGATAATCAGGGACAGATGCTTTTTGGTACCGAGAGAGGTATCAATATCTTAAAAAAAGGTAAAATAAGCACTTTATACTCAGGGCAGGTAGTTACCCATTTACTTAAAGATAAAAAAGGAGTAATTTGGGGATTAACCGAGCACCAGCTTTTTAAGATCGAGAAAGGAAGGCTTGTCTTTTATCCGTTCAAAAACCGAAAGGTAAGCACCATAAAAGCAGATCGGCATGGCGATTTATATGCTTTAGTCTCAGGAGATGGCATTTATAAACTCAATGGCGACAAATGGGCTATTAACCAGGCATTGCCATACGAGATGAAGACCTTTGCCATCAGAGAAATCCTTTTTGATAAAAAGATTGATAACAAAATCTATTTGCTAACCTATCAAAAGGGTGTTTACGTACTCGAAAACGGTACGGCCAGACTCTTTTTTCAAAATCCAGATATAGATACTTACTATTCTTTGGAGCAAGATAACAAGGGCAATATGTGGGTTGGTAGTGAGAGAGGAGCTTACCTGATTGGTAAGGATGGTATTATTATTAAATTTAACGGCGAAAACGGCTTAAGCGATAACCAGGTTGATAAAATTTTCAACGATGCAGAAAATAACATCTGGATATCGTGCTTCAGTGATGGGATTTATAAATATGAAGGTGATGCTTTTATTCGCTACAATAAATTTAAGGGGGAGAATGTTGCTTACCCAATAAGTGGCATTGCAGCGGATAAAAACGACCGTTTATGGATTGGAACTTATAACAGGGGCATTTTTAAGTATGACGGAAACCGGGTAGAGCAGATCAATTTGCCTGATTTTATGGGCAAAAAGATATACTTCGTTTATGCTGATAAAGCCAAAAACGTATGGATTTCTGTATACAATAACGGTGTTTGGAAATATAACGGAAAGCAGTTCCTCCAAATATTAAAACCCGATCGTTTTGACAATAGCTCTATTGTTGAAGATCTGGAAGGTGGAATATGGATTAACGGCCCCATGACATCAACCTATTTAAAAGATGGCAAAACGCAGAAAATAACTGGTTTTGATGGATATTCTTCGTGCATTTATCCGCTAAGCAAGGATAGCATATTGCTGGGTACATCGAAAGGGCTTACACTAATCAGAAATAAAAAGGTAGATCCTTCCTTTAAAATTAAGCAGCTTGATAATGTATATGTCCTAAGTATAATTAAGCATGGCGATAATTTAATTTTTGCTACACTTGGCGATGGTATTATAACCTGGAATGTTAAAACAAAAGCGATTAAGCGTTATGTGGTGGCCAACGGCTTAAACTCGAACGACATTTACAGCCTGGCCGTTGATAACCGGAATAAACTTTGGGTGGGAACCGGACGGGGGATTAACAAGCTCACTTTTAACAAAGCCGAAAATGGTTATACGGTTTTTAGAGATCATCCGCTTATTGTAGAATGTAACCAAAATGCCATTCTACATTACAAAAACAGCATATTAGTTGGTACCATTACTGGCCTTGTGCGGTGCAAAGTGCTTGCATCTGCTGAAGAGAAAAAGAATCCCTTTATCCATATTCAGCAGGTAGGCATTTATCATAAAAACGATCGTTCGAAAGATCTTTCTGTTGACCTGAACGGCCAGGGGGATAAATTTTACAAGCTCAACTATAGTCAGAACCACATTTCAATTAGTTTTAAAGGTGTTTACCTTACCAGCCCCGAAAGTGTGCTTTACCGGTATAAGCTAGTTGGTGCCGATAACGATTTTAGCAAGCCGGTACCCAATACCGAAATTGAATATTCGGCCATCAGGCCAGGAAGTTATACTTTTCAGGTATATGCCATTGCAAACGGGCAAAAGTCGAATATAGAGCAATTCAGTTTCACCATTGTGCCGCCATTTTACGATACCATTTGGTTTAAGGTGATTGCATTTTTGGTAATGATATTTTTAATCTGGTTAATTTTTTACCTGATTTTTAAAACCCGTGAGCGCAAAAAGTTTCAACTCGAAAAGCTGAAGTTAAAAGAACAGGAAAAAATAAGAAAGCAAACTGCCGAAGATTTTCACGATGATATTGGCAATAAGCTTACGCGGATTAATGTTTTGTCGGAGATTTTGGACAAAAAAGTAGATGGCGCACAAAAGGAGCAGAAAGAGCTGATAAAAATGATTAGGGAAAATGCAGGTTTGCTTTATACCGGAACAAAGGATATTCTTTGGGCTTTAGATCCGCACAGCGATAACCTGTTCGAAATATTGGTGCATATTAAAAATTTCGGGATAGATCTTTTCCAAAATACTGGTGTAGAATTTAAAATGGAAGGGGTATTAAGCGAATATCAGAAACTGCATTTATCGATGGAGTTTAACCGTAACCTGACTCTTATTTTTAAAGAGATGCTTAATAATGTGTTAAAACATGCTAATGCAAGCCAGGTGTTGATCATGGTAATAGAAACAAATCATAACACGATTAATATCTTAACTACCGATGATGGCGATGGCTTTGATCTCGCATCGGTAGAAAGGGGAAGGGGCCTAAATAATATCCAAACACGCTGTAAACGCATTAAATCTACCTTCGAGATATCATCAATTAAAGGAAAAGGTACTACAACAACAATTTCTACACGAATTCCTGTCACAAAATGA